From the Brassica napus cultivar Da-Ae chromosome A8, Da-Ae, whole genome shotgun sequence genome, one window contains:
- the LOC125576893 gene encoding uncharacterized mitochondrial protein AtMg00810-like: MIVTGNNTKLLDSLLEQLNTVFRMKDLGSVHYFLGIQVHHHSDGLFLNQAKYATDLLINAGMKDCAHVATPLLLKLDKVPGQDEAFSDTSYFRSLAGKLQYLTLTRPDLQFSVNFICQKMHLPSQSDFILLKRILRYVKGTLEMGIGIKASTDSTLVCYNDSDWAGCRDTRRSTGGFCTLLGSNVISWSAKRHETVSKSSTEAEYRTMSLAASEIVWLQNLLRVMGLQQQRTPLLLCDNLSAVCLTANPMLHKRTKHFNVDYHYVIPLKLP, encoded by the coding sequence ATGATTGTTACTGGTAACAACACTAAGCTGCTTGACAGTCTTCTTGAACAACTAAACACGGTGTTCAGAATGAAAGATCTCGGCTCTGTCCATTATTTTCTTGGCATTCAGGTGCATCACCACTCCGATGGTTTGTTCCTCAACCAAGCAAAATATGCAACTGATCTCCTTATTAATGCTGGAATGAAAGATTGCGCTCATGTTGCTACGCCGCTTCTTCTTAAACTTGATAAGGTCCCTGGTCAAGATGAAGCATTCTCTGATACTTCATACTTCCGGAGCTTAGCTGGCAAACTCCAGTATCTTACATTGACAAGACCTGACCTACAATTCTCGGTCAACTTCATCTGTCAGAAAATGCACTTGCCTAGTCAGTCCGATTTCATCCTTCTTAAGCGCATTCTGCGTTATGTCAAAGGCACATTAGAGATGGGAATAGGAATCAAGGCAAGCACAGACTCAACGTTGGTGTGCTATAATGATAGCGACTGGGCAGGATGCAGAGATACAAGACGATCCACTGGAGGATTTTGTACTCTTCTTGGTTCCAATGTCATCTCATGGTCAGCTAAAAGACATGAAACAGTTTCCAAGTCCTCAACAGAAGCGGAATACAGAACAATGTCTCTCGCAGCCTCTGAGATAGTCTGGCTTCAAAACCTTCTGCGTGTGATGGGATTACAACAACAAAGAACTCCTCTGCTTCTCTGTGACAACCTTTCAGCCGTGTGTCTGACGGCAAACCCTATGCTCCATAAAAGGACTAAACACTTTAATGTTGATTATCACTatgtgataccactcaaattaccctaa